From the Oceanobacillus kimchii X50 genome, the window AAAGAGAATGTTTTTGATGTAACACCGAAATGCATTTGAATATAGAACTGCTACAGATATATTGTCGTAGCATGAAAGGAGAAATAGAAATAATGGCAGAAGAAAAACAACTATTCTCCACAGAAATTTCCGGGAAGAAATTTACCGTGGAAGTTGGAGAATTAGCAAAGCAAGCAAATGGTGCTTGTATGATTCATTATGGCGATACATCTGTCTTATCCGTAGCAACTGCTTCCAGTGAACCAAAGGACCTTCCTTTCTTCCCACTAACAGTAAACTACGAAGAACGACTATATGCAGTTGGTAAAATACCAGGAGGATTTATAAAGCGAGAAGGACGTCCAAGTGAAAAAGCGATCCTTTCATCTCGTTTAATAGACCGACCTATCCGTCCATTGTTCCCAGACGGTTTTCGAAATGAAGTGCAAGTAATTAGTACGGTAATGAGTGTAGATCAAGACTGCCCATCAGAAATTGCCGCTATGATTGGCTCTTCAATTGCGCTTGGCGTGTCTGATATTCCATTTGAACAACCAATCGCTGGTGTGAATGTTGGACGAGTAGACGGGGAATTTATTATAAACCCAACAATTGAGCAAGAAGCAAAAAGTGACATTGAATTAACTGTCGCTGGTACAAAAGATGCGATTAACATGGTAGAAGCAGGAGCAAATGAAGTTCCAGAAGATATTATGTTAGAAGCAATTATGTTTGGCCACGAAGAAATTAAGCGCTTAGTTGCTTTCCAAGAAGAAGTTGTCAAGGCATGTGGAAAAGAAAAATTTAAAGTTATATTATCTGAGTCTGAAGAAGAGCTAGTTAAAAATGTTCATTCAGAAGCAAAAGATAAGATTGTAACTGCAATACAGGTACAGGAAAAACATGCGCGTGATGAAGCGATTAAACAGGCAAAAGAAGAAATTGTTGCTCATTATGAAGAACAAGAAGTCGAAGAAGATGTAATCAAACAAGTAAAATCAATTCTAGATAGTATGGTAAAAGAAGAAGTTCGTCGGTTAATCACGAAAGAAAAAATTAGACCTGATGGACGAAAAGTGGATGAAATTCGACCGTTATCTTCCAGAATCCACGTATTGCCACGTACACATGGTTCTGGACTATTTACTCGTGGACAAACACAGGCACTTAGTGTGTGTACACTAGGCGCACTTGGTGATGTGCAAATTTTAGACGGTTTAGACTTAGAAGAGTCAAAAAGATTTATGCATCATTACAATTTCCCGCAGTATAGTGTAGGCGAAACAGGTCCAATCCGTGGGCCAGGTCGTCGTGAGATTGGTCATGGAGCACTTGGGGAACGTGCTTTAGAAAAAGTAATTCCGGATGACAAGGAGTTCCCATACACAATTCGACTTGTATCAGAAGTTTTAGAATCTAATGGTTCTACATCACAAGCAAGTATTTGTGCTAGTACATTAGCAATGATGGATGCTGGAGTGCCAATTAAAGCGCCGGTTGCAGGTATTGCTATGGGACTTGTTAAATCAGGTGATGATTATACGATTCTTACAGATATACAAGGTATGGAAGATGCACTAGGAGATATGGACTTTAAAGTAGCTGGAACCGCTAAAGGGGTAACTGCTTTACAAATGGATATTAAGATTGACGGGCTATCTCGAGATATTCTAGAAGAAGCACTTTCTCAAGCTAAAAAAGGTCGTATGCAAATACTAGAATCGATGTTAGCGACAATTAAAAAACCGAAAGAAGAACTATCTGAGTTTGCACCGAAAATCTTAACAATGGCAATTGATCCAGATAAGATTCGTGATGTTATTGGACCAAGTGGAAAACAAATCAATCAAATTATTGATGAAACTGGTGTGAAAATTGACATTGAACAAGATGGAAGTATCTTTATTTCCTCAACAGACAACGAAATGAACAAAAAAGCGAAACAAATTATTGAAGATCTTATACGTGAAGTGGAAGTAGGACAGATCTATCTTGGTAAAGTAAAACGAATCGAGAAGTTTGGAGCTTTCGTAGAATTGTTTAAAGGGAAAGATGGTCTCGTTCACATTTCAGAGCTTGCAGAAGAACGCACGAACAAAGTGGAAGATGTTGTTTCCATAGGTGATCAAATTATGGTTAAAGTAAAAGAAATTGATCGTCAAGGTCGTGTGAATTTATCTAGAAAAGCAGTTATTCAAGATGAGAAGAAAGCAAAAGAACAGGCGTAATTAATCATTAAAAGGCGATAAAAAGAAGCTGAACCAATTTATTTTCAGTTTCTTTTTTGCATGCGTCTTGTTTTTACATATGAAAGGCAAAAAAATACATATCATAGGTAGTACATACTTGTCCTCCTTTTGCATAGACATGTAAGGGGAGGGGTTTGTATGAGGCGCTATCAAAAATTTGTAAATTTATTTGTTTTTATTATTTTAGTCTTTACTGTAATCGATCTTAACTATAATCCATTTCAGTTAAATCCTTTAGAGGTATCGATGGAAGTACCGACTTCTTCCACTGATGAACTTTATATGGAAATAGAACAAAAAAGTAAAGAATATAAGGAAGAGCCGCAGAATGCCTATATAGATAATGTGTGGAAGAAAACACCGGGTAGAAATGGTAGACAAGTGGATGTGAACGCATCCTATGAGAAAATGAAAGATGATGAAAATCGTTTTAACGATGATTTATTTGTATTTGATGAAATTCCACCTAAAGTGTCTTTGGATGATTTGCCTGCTTCTCCTATTTATCGAGGTCATCCTGAAAAACAAATGACTGCTTTTTTAATTAATGTTTCTTGGGGAGAAGAGTATATTCCTGAAATACTACAAGTGCTAAAGAAACATGAAGTAAAGGCCACTTTTTTTATTGAAGGTAAATGGGCAAAAGAAAATTCGGAGATTGTACAAATGATTGATGAACAGGGACATTTAATTGGCAATCATGCATACAATCATCCCGATATGGCAACACTTTCCGAGGAGGAAGCTTATAATCAAATTAATCAAACGAATCAAATTTTAAATGCGATCACTGGTGAGACTCCTAAATGGTTTGCTCCACCAAGTGGTAGCTTTAGTGATACTGTTGTACAGACTGCTGCAGATTTAAATATGGAAACCATCCTTTGGACGGTAGATACTATTGATTGGAAGAATCCGTCTGTATCTGTGATGGTCAATAGAATAAGAGAAAAAATTCATCCTGGGGCAACCGTATTGATGCATCCTACAGCTTCTAGTACACGAGGTTTAGAAGAGATGATAACGATCATTAAAGAAAAAGGATATAAAATTGGTACGATTGAAGCATTATTAAGTGAAGATAGATAACCTGAGGATTTTAGGAGGAAATTTTGTGATAGAAAGACATACATGCAATAACGGTTTACGAATTGTACATGAACAAATTCCAGCAGTGCGTTCAGTAACCATTGGTATTTGGATATTAACAGGATCTAGAAATGAATCCAATCAAAACAATGGAATCTCTCATTTTTTAGAGCATATGTTTTTTAAAGGGACTGCTACAAGATCCGCACAAGATATTGCAGAAGAGTTTGATTCTATTGGTGGTCAAATAAATGCATTTACTTCCAAAGAGTATACATGCTTTTACGCGAAAGTGTTAGACACACATAAAGAATATGCCTTGGAAATATTAGCTGATATGTTCTTTAACTCTACTTTTGATCCAGAAGAGATGGAAAGAGAGAAAAAAGTAGTATTAGAAGAAATAAAAATGTATGAAGATACACCAGATGATATTGTACATGACTTATTAGCAAAAGCATCATATGGGACACATCCATTAGGTTACCCAATATTAGGTACAGAGGATCAATTACTTTCTTTTGATTCAGCTCAATTGAAAGACTATATTGAACATGCATATTCTCCGGAACGTGTAGTTATTTCAGTAGCTGGAAATGTAGACGCTTCATTTATGAAGACGATTGATTCTTCATTTGGTAGCTACACCGGTAAATCAAATTTAGTTGAAATAATTAAACCTACATTTTTAGCTGAGTCGATTGATCGTCATAAAGATACAGAACAGGCGCATCTATGTCTTGGTTATCAAGGATTAGAGCAAGGTCATCCGTTATTGTATAGTTTAACAATTATGAATAATGTATTAGGTGGTAGTATGAGCTCGAGATTATTTCAAGATGTACGTGAAAAACAAGGTCTCGCTTATGCAGTATTTTCTTATCATTCCACATTTATTGATAGTGGATTACTAACGATTTACGGTGGAACAGGTAAAGAACAATTATCGGTCCTTGAAGATACGATTCAATTGACGGTGAATACATTAATTCAAAATGGCTTAACAGATAAAGAACTAAGGAATAGTAAAGAGCAATTAAAAGGTGGCTTAATGCTAAGTCTTGAAAGCACTAATAGCCGCATGTCTCGAAATGGTAGAAATGAATTGTTATTAAAAAGACATCGTACTCTAGATGAAATGATACAAGAAATTGATGCAGTGAGTCATGATACGATTCAACAAGTAATTAATGAGGTATTTAAAGAAAAAGCTGCTCGTGCCTTAATCGCACCTAAAGCCAACTAGACAAGATAAATAATCAA encodes:
- the pnp gene encoding polyribonucleotide nucleotidyltransferase; the protein is MAEEKQLFSTEISGKKFTVEVGELAKQANGACMIHYGDTSVLSVATASSEPKDLPFFPLTVNYEERLYAVGKIPGGFIKREGRPSEKAILSSRLIDRPIRPLFPDGFRNEVQVISTVMSVDQDCPSEIAAMIGSSIALGVSDIPFEQPIAGVNVGRVDGEFIINPTIEQEAKSDIELTVAGTKDAINMVEAGANEVPEDIMLEAIMFGHEEIKRLVAFQEEVVKACGKEKFKVILSESEEELVKNVHSEAKDKIVTAIQVQEKHARDEAIKQAKEEIVAHYEEQEVEEDVIKQVKSILDSMVKEEVRRLITKEKIRPDGRKVDEIRPLSSRIHVLPRTHGSGLFTRGQTQALSVCTLGALGDVQILDGLDLEESKRFMHHYNFPQYSVGETGPIRGPGRREIGHGALGERALEKVIPDDKEFPYTIRLVSEVLESNGSTSQASICASTLAMMDAGVPIKAPVAGIAMGLVKSGDDYTILTDIQGMEDALGDMDFKVAGTAKGVTALQMDIKIDGLSRDILEEALSQAKKGRMQILESMLATIKKPKEELSEFAPKILTMAIDPDKIRDVIGPSGKQINQIIDETGVKIDIEQDGSIFISSTDNEMNKKAKQIIEDLIREVEVGQIYLGKVKRIEKFGAFVELFKGKDGLVHISELAEERTNKVEDVVSIGDQIMVKVKEIDRQGRVNLSRKAVIQDEKKAKEQA
- a CDS encoding polysaccharide deacetylase family protein is translated as MRRYQKFVNLFVFIILVFTVIDLNYNPFQLNPLEVSMEVPTSSTDELYMEIEQKSKEYKEEPQNAYIDNVWKKTPGRNGRQVDVNASYEKMKDDENRFNDDLFVFDEIPPKVSLDDLPASPIYRGHPEKQMTAFLINVSWGEEYIPEILQVLKKHEVKATFFIEGKWAKENSEIVQMIDEQGHLIGNHAYNHPDMATLSEEEAYNQINQTNQILNAITGETPKWFAPPSGSFSDTVVQTAADLNMETILWTVDTIDWKNPSVSVMVNRIREKIHPGATVLMHPTASSTRGLEEMITIIKEKGYKIGTIEALLSEDR
- a CDS encoding M16 family metallopeptidase, which gives rise to MIERHTCNNGLRIVHEQIPAVRSVTIGIWILTGSRNESNQNNGISHFLEHMFFKGTATRSAQDIAEEFDSIGGQINAFTSKEYTCFYAKVLDTHKEYALEILADMFFNSTFDPEEMEREKKVVLEEIKMYEDTPDDIVHDLLAKASYGTHPLGYPILGTEDQLLSFDSAQLKDYIEHAYSPERVVISVAGNVDASFMKTIDSSFGSYTGKSNLVEIIKPTFLAESIDRHKDTEQAHLCLGYQGLEQGHPLLYSLTIMNNVLGGSMSSRLFQDVREKQGLAYAVFSYHSTFIDSGLLTIYGGTGKEQLSVLEDTIQLTVNTLIQNGLTDKELRNSKEQLKGGLMLSLESTNSRMSRNGRNELLLKRHRTLDEMIQEIDAVSHDTIQQVINEVFKEKAARALIAPKAN